In one Chroicocephalus ridibundus chromosome Z, bChrRid1.1, whole genome shotgun sequence genomic region, the following are encoded:
- the INIP gene encoding SOSS complex subunit C: MAANPSGQGFQNKNRVAILAELDKEKRKLLMQNQSSTNHPGASIALARSPLNKDFRDHAEQQHIAAQQKAALQHAHAHSSGYFITQDSAFGNLILPVLPRLEAE, from the exons ATGGCAGCAAATCCTTCAGGACAAG GTTTCCAGAATAAAAATAGGGTTGCAATCCTGGCAGAACTAGacaaggagaagagaaagttaCTTATGCAAAACCAGTCTTCCACAAATCACCCTGGAGCCAG CATTGCACTTGCAAGATCACCGCTGAACAAGGATTTCCGTGATCATGCTGAGCAACAGCACATCGCAGCACAGCAGAAGGCTGCACTGCAG cacgCACACGCACATTCCTCAGGATACTTCATAACTCAAGACTCTGCATTTGGAAATCTTATTCTTCCTGTCTTACCTCGACTTGAGGCAGAATGA